AACCCACGATTCGTCCCCATCACCTCGCAATCGAGCGTCACCCCCGGCAGGAGCGAGTCGAACGGAATCGAGTCGGGGACGACGTTCCCATGGAGCATCGCGTCGACATTGCGGCCGGAGATCGTGACGAAGCCATAGCCGCGAACAAGGTCATACCACTTGATCCGGCCAGCCACGCGCTCACCGCAAGGCATCGGGAAAGCCCCCGGTGCCTTTGCGGAGTCGTGCTCCTCTGAGGCGACTGCGTAGTTCATGCTGTCGTAGACTCGTTAGCTGGGTCGCGATCGGGTTCGAACGCGTTCACAAGGATGGTTAGTCAGAGGTCGGGAGGCAGGCAAGGTCCGTCGTCACAATCCTTGTCTCAATCCACTGACCTGTGCCCTTTTTAATTTCTCCCTCAACGGTGTGGCGCATTCCCCGCTTCCGCGTAGGATGGATGGACGATTCCAAGAAAGCGGTCCGATGAAGGTCATCACCACCCTGTTCTGCGAGAAGGCCCTGAAGCTCCACAACGGGCGCAGCCAACTCGTGGGCGTGATCCCCGGACGCGCCGAGATGACCTCCGCTCCCATCGGAGAAATCCTCCCCCTGGACGCCGTGATCTGGCTGGATCGTACCGAGAAAGGCGACGTGAAAAGTGAGCTCCGCATCGAGTCGCTTGCAGGCGACATCCTGGCGGTAAAGCAGGTTTCCCTTTCCTTCAGCGGCCACAGCTGGAGCGAGCTCGTCATCACCAACATTCCCCTCGAACGGGTCAGGCACGGTGGTGTAGTCGTGAAGCTCAAGGAAGCCGGCGGTCAATGGGTCGAGGCTGGGCGGCTGGAGGTGACGATCACCGCGCCCCTCATCGACGTCGAGCCGCTGGCGCGTCGACTCAGCGCGTAACGGCCATCGCGTCGCGATGGCGTTCGAGCCGATCGAGGAAGCCTGAGCGGAAATTGAGATTTTTCGACATGCTCGCGCGCCGGAGGAACCCGGCGGTCGCGCGGGCCGATAGCGGCTTTCCAGGGTGCTCCAGGAAGCGGGAGAGCGGCGGACGCGCAACCCAATGCGGGAATGAGGAGATATCCACCTGCATGCGGCCGCCGGCGCTACCGTAGGCTGCTTTCGGCCATCGGTCCTGAAAGGGACGGCAACGTGAGCGATCGAGCGCGCCCGGGTTTACGATGCGGCTCCCGACCCAGCCGGCGACAGGCACGCACATTGCGTTGCCGATGGCAAACCATCGAGAGGCCTCTCCCCCAACCGCTTCCGCAGGCTTCGTCCAATCGACAGGGAAGCCCTGGAAACGCTCGGCGTCTCGAATATCCGGGGTCACGACATTGCCATCTGGCATGATGACGGCCGGGGCCGAGCAGAGACCGATCGTCGATCCGCTCTTGAGCGTGGGAATTGCATCGCGCACCAGGCCAAGGCCATTCCTGCCCTCGGTCCAGTAGAAGCCGTGCGCCGCCGCGGTGAAATCGGGCAGGTCCTCGGGCGCCTGCGCTTCATCAGCGAGAAGGATGTCAGCGGGATCTGGCCCTTCCCGCGTCGCGAACAGGATCACCCTTTCGCGCCTCTGAGGGACGAAGGACCTGGCGTCGACCACTCTATAGGCCCAGCGATAGCCTCTTTCCTCGAAGGCTTCGGCAAGCCTCGCGATCGCTTCCCCTCGCTGCAGCTTCAGCATAAACGCGACGTTTTCCAGCAGAACAGCACGCGGCCCGGCCTCATCGATCAAACGAAAGACGTGGGAAACTAGGCCGGAGCGCTCACCCTGGATCCCAGCCTTCTTGCCGGGGGCTGAAAGGTCCTGGCACGGAAAACCGGCGCAGAGGAGATCGGTCCGAGGGATAGAGGGGAGGGTGGTGACGTCATCGTGGAACGCTATGCCCGGAAACCTCGACTTCAGGACAGCCGCCGGCGCGGCTGCCTTCTCGCAGAGAAGCTCCACCTCAATCCCAGACCGCGCGAGGCCGAGATCGAAGCCACCAATTCCGGCAAAGAGGGAGACAGCCTTCACAGTGAGGCCCGGCGATCCGTATCCATCCAGAAACGATCCGACGAACCAAGGATTGCCACAACGATTCTTGTGGCGGGGTTGCGCAGAATGCGGGGATAGCCCGCTTGTCTCATGCCAGCGCGAGGCTCATCCTGGCGCGAGAGGTTTATTCATGTCCGGCCAAACGCTCGTCATTGACGTCCCGCTGACCTATGGGGTCGTGCTCACTCCGAAGCGGCATCGCTCCGAGAAGGAGTTCCATGTCGTCGAGCTGGTGCCGGTTGCCTTCGCCGTGTTCGACGACGAGACAGCCCCCGTCTCAGTCACGTTTGAGGGCATCCACGGTCTGACCGCCTCTCCGGACGGCGGGATGCTCTCAATGCGCTCGACCGAGTCGGCGCATTATCGTCCCGCAGGTGTGGATGATGGCGTCCCAAGCAAGCTCGATGCCTTCTGCGCCTATCTCGGTGGCGGATCCCACTACGCCTCGGGCGGCTCGCACATCCTGGAACGCTCAAAGCCCTTCGGTGAGCTCCCCGAGGGCAAGGTTTCTCGCGACAATCGAGATGAGCGCCTCGCGGATCTGCGGCGGAAACTTTCTCGCTATGCCGTGATCGCTGGGACCGTGCATGAAGTGATGCCGGAACCGGTCTTCCACATCAGGCATCGCGAGCGGGGACAGCCATTCCGCGCTGACGTCGTCCTGCCCGGACAAATTCAGGGACAGCTTCGTTCGGACCGGACGTTCGGCCTCCTCGATGCGGAGCGCGCGCGGGACCAGCTCCGCCTGATGAACAATGGCGACAGCGCCGAGATCGTCGGCACCGTCGTGATCATGAGGCCCGACTTGCTGAGGTATCGGCACGACGAGGAGCCGCGGATGCGGAGCTACATCACGAGCTTCGTCTCCTCGATGAAGCTGAGTTTGGAGCGATCCGTCGACACCGCTC
The window above is part of the Hyphomicrobiales bacterium genome. Proteins encoded here:
- a CDS encoding conserved hypothetical protein (Evidence 4 : Unknown function but conserved in other organisms) codes for the protein MKVITTLFCEKALKLHNGRSQLVGVIPGRAEMTSAPIGEILPLDAVIWLDRTEKGDVKSELRIESLAGDILAVKQVSLSFSGHSWSELVITNIPLERVRHGGVVVKLKEAGGQWVEAGRLEVTITAPLIDVEPLARRLSA
- the ydiP gene encoding putative BsuMI modification methylase subunit YdiP (Evidence 3 : Putative function from multiple computational evidences); translation: MELLCEKAAAPAAVLKSRFPGIAFHDDVTTLPSIPRTDLLCAGFPCQDLSAPGKKAGIQGERSGLVSHVFRLIDEAGPRAVLLENVAFMLKLQRGEAIARLAEAFEERGYRWAYRVVDARSFVPQRRERVILFATREGPDPADILLADEAQAPEDLPDFTAAAHGFYWTEGRNGLGLVRDAIPTLKSGSTIGLCSAPAVIMPDGNVVTPDIRDAERFQGFPVDWTKPAEAVGGEASRWFAIGNAMCVPVAGWVGSRIVNPGALDRSRCRPFQDRWPKAAYGSAGGRMQVDISSFPHWVARPPLSRFLEHPGKPLSARATAGFLRRASMSKNLNFRSGFLDRLERHRDAMAVTR
- a CDS encoding conserved hypothetical protein (Evidence 4 : Unknown function but conserved in other organisms), which gives rise to MSGQTLVIDVPLTYGVVLTPKRHRSEKEFHVVELVPVAFAVFDDETAPVSVTFEGIHGLTASPDGGMLSMRSTESAHYRPAGVDDGVPSKLDAFCAYLGGGSHYASGGSHILERSKPFGELPEGKVSRDNRDERLADLRRKLSRYAVIAGTVHEVMPEPVFHIRHRERGQPFRADVVLPGQIQGQLRSDRTFGLLDAERARDQLRLMNNGDSAEIVGTVVIMRPDLLRYRHDEEPRMRSYITSFVSSMKLSLERSVDTAPLEWFQGYRNLKAVADGPIEEAVEALRGLATMMQETEAGRSLNSTSLQRLDDWDRFVASRSAVDDLSRAFGA